TTTTGAAAAATTAAATCCGGCTTTAGTGATTCTTGACTGGAATTTACCAGATGCAAATGGATATAAACTGTGTCAAGAGATGCAGAGCCGTACTAATGCTTTGGTAATGATGCTTACTAGTCGCAATGATGAAGCTGATAAGATCAAGGTTTTAGCTGCCGGTGCGGATGATTTTTTAACTAAACCATTTAGTTTGGCTGAGGTGGAAGTTAGGGTGGAAGCACTATTAAGGCGTGTTCGCTATATTCAGCCTAGTGTTTCACAACGTCTCACTTTTAATCAGTTGTCTATTAATTCGGAAGCACGGGAGGTTACACTCAATAATAAGGCTTTGCCTTTGACTGCTTTGGAGTTTAATATTTTACATTTTCTGGCTACCCATCCTAGACAAGCATGGAGTCGTACTCAATTAATTCAAAAGATTTGGGGGTGTGATTATGTGGGTGATGGGCGCGTTGTTGATGTGCATATTGGTCAATTACGCAAGAAAATGGAGGCTGATTCTAGTATGCCGGAGTTTATTAAGACGGTACGGGGTTATGGCTATAAGTTTGATCCACCTGAAAATACCACAGTTTAAATTTGGCGAAATATGATGGTTGTGATGGCTTAACAATTTGCTCAAATCTGGGCTTGATGAGATGATTTAGGTGATTAATCGGTAGATATTGGGGCTAAAGTCTGTCAGGGAGTCGTATCTACTCAAGCCTCGGATAAAACCTTTAATTTTTTGCTTCTATAGGATATTCTCTGGTTTAGGAACAACTGCACTGTTAGCTTTAAAAAATATATATGCAAATTACTGTAATGACTTTTAACCTCCGCTATGATAAACCAGATCCTGGGGTGCGTCAGTGGAAAAAGCGTGTAGGGGCGATCGCTTCTTTAATTCAACATTACAAACCGGATTTGCTGGGTACACAGGAGGGTAAATCTCATCAACTGGCGGATTTACAGGCGCTCTTACCTGAATATAACATAATTGGGGGCGATCGCACTGGGACAGGAACGGGTGAACATTGTGCAATTTTCTACAACCCACAATGTCTGAAACTTCAGGAAACACAGGATTTTTATCTCAGTGATACTCCAGAAATTCCTGGTAGCATTACTTGGGGAACTCGTTTACCACGTATGGCTACTTGGGCTAATTTTGAAGTTGCTAATCCTGGTCTATCTTTAACTATATTAAATACCCATCTAGATCACGAAAATGCCAAATCTAGGGAGTTAAGTGCAGCTTTAATTAGTCAACGGTTGGCGGAATTTCCGTTAAAAAACTACTTACTGCTAACGGGGGATTTTAACGCTAATCCTGGTACTCTAGAACGGCAAATTTTTCTATCCCCTTTAGCTAATGGCAAACAATTACAAGATCCTTTAGAGACTCTGCCTCTAGAACAACAGAAAACTTTTCATAATTTTACGGGTCAAGCCTGGGATGCTATTGATACTATATATTGCGATCGCTGCGCTGACCAAAGGTATCGCTCTTTCTCAGTAGAACAAGTCATTATTGATCGTCAACAGTGGGAAGGGGTGTGGCCTTCTGACCATTTTCCAGTGATTGTAAAATTAACAATAGTTTCATGATTTGAACTGTGTAGGTGCAGGAATTTTTCGACCTAACTCTTGAGCAGTTTCTATCCATTCCTGCATAATAATTTCTATATTTTGCAGTGCTTCTTGATAAGTTTCTCCCTAAAGTTACAAGTTCAAAAGCGATCGCACATCCCCAAACATGAACTGCTTGCAGCAGCACTTCGCTATCGCACATCACCACATCTCTAAACAGCAAACTGACAAGTCAGCGCTTGCGTGATCGCTCATCCCCACATCCCCAAAACAATGATTCATAATCAATATTCCTAAATATTTTAACTCACAGCATATTCTGTAAACTGCCTCATAAAAGGAGACTGAAAACCTAAGAGGCTCTTGCGTCTCTTTTATGGAGAATTAATACTAAAGTGCCAGTTTAATAAACTACGTAATCGGAAATTACTAAAGTTACGAAAGCCATATCCAAGTCTTTTGATTAATTTGAGTTTATTATTAATTCCTTCAACAGTACCACTCGTAGTTCTGCCATCAAAATAACCTACGACTTCACCAAACCATCTAATCATTGTTCCTATACTTTTGGGAAAATACGAAAGTCCATTGTGCATCCAATCTAATAAATTGATTATGCTTTTACCCCAAGACTTAGTAGATTTTCTCTGAATAGATTTTCGGCTCTACCGGACTTAGTATGCTAAACTGGAGGGAACTCTTAACTGGGAACTCTTAACAGGGAACAGGAAGAATGTCAGATATTAATGACTTTAAAGACTTAATAATTTGGCAAAAAGGAATGGATATTGCTCAAAGATGCTATTTCCTCACTAAACTTTTTCCCAAAGATGAGTTATATGGTATGGTTCAACAAATTAGAAGAAGTGCTGTATCTATTCGGTGCTAATATATCTCTTATGATATGGACGAAGATATAGAGGAGAATATATAAGATTTTTAAACATAGCTCAAGGGTCAGTTAATGAATTAGAAACTCATCTGATTTTATCTCACCGAGTAGGATTATGTTCAGAAAAAGATGTAGAAATGATTCTTAATTTATTAAAAGAAGAAAGCAGAATGATTATTAGTCTTATTAAAAAACTAGAAAATTAAAATTTTTCCCCTGTTCCCAGTTAAGAGTTCCCTGTTCCCTTCTCTCAATTTCTCGGTTTAGCATAACAAGTACCGAAGAGCCAGATTTTCTAAGGATTTATTTTTAAATGTTTGTATCATTTATCTTTGAATTTTATATCATTATATGAATTATACAAAATTTCTACTTACAGTTACGAAATCGCACTTCCCCACACCCTCAAACGCGAACTGACAAGTCAGCGCTTGCGCTATCGTACCATCCCACACCCCAAACAGCGATACCTTCGGTAAGCTTCGCTAACGCTCTCCCAACATCCCAAACAGCGAACTGCTTGCAGCAGCGCTAGTTCCCTCCGGGACGCTCCGCGAACGCGATCGCTCTCCCAACATCCCTAAAACAGCGATCTGCTGAAAGCAGCAGCGCTTCGCTATCGCCTCAATTCATCACCAGAATAAAAAATGATAAGATACTAATAAGATTTTATTCATATTAGAAACTTATGAATGTGAGTTTTCCGATACCAAAAGAACTTGAGTCTTATCTTGAGGTTCAGCTTCAATCTGGCAATTATGATACTGTAGCGGACTATTTTTTGATGTTGTTGCAGCAGGATCAACGGCGTAAGGATGCTCAAGCAAAATTAGCTAGTTTGTTGCAAGAAGGTTTGGACTCAGAAGCAGAACCTGTAACTCCTGAATATTGGCAAGATTTGCGCCGTTCAGTCTTTGGTAAGGCGCAGTAGTGAGTATGGCTTTCCAGGTAATTGTTCGCAATCGTGCTACCCAGGATATTAGACAACAAGCAAATTATATTTTGGTCAATGGCAATCGGGAATCAGGGGAGAAGTTTTTGGAGTTTGTTGAGTCTGCTTTTGCTCAATTGGCAATAACCCCCAATATGGGTAAGGTTGTGTTGTCTTTGTCTGATATGGGAACAATTCGTCAGTGGCGGATTAAGAATTTTAAGGACTATTTGATTTTTTATAAAGTCCAAGAGGAACAAGTGGAGGTTCTACGGGTTTTGCATGGAGCGAGAGATTTAGAGGATTTATTGCCATTCTTAGATGAGGAAGTTTAATTTTTTGATTCCTAGGTCGCGCTAGTTCCCTCCGGGACGCTACCGCGAACGCTATCGCACTCCCCACATCCCAAAACAGCTATATCTTCCCTTGACAAAATATTTTCATACAATTAACATGAAATTATCAAATAATTTATTGAAAGTATGATGTTTAGCTTAAGCGATATTCACCCCTTATCAGAGTTTCAGCGAGGAGCAAAGATGTTTCTGGATAAGTTAAAAGAAACTAAATCTCCTATTGTGCTGACTGTGAATGGTAAAGCTGCTGCTGTGGTTCAAGATGCTGAAAGTTATCAAAAAATGATTGATAGACTGGAATTACTGGAATCCGTTGCCAAGATACGTCAAAGTATAAATGAGTTTGAACAAGGTGAGGGTATGCCGTTAAATCAAGCATTTGCAGAATTTAAGGAAAAGTATGGCATACCGGATTGAGATTTTACTTAGTGCTATTGCTGATATTGAGAGTATTTTCCTGATAGGAAAAATTGGATAATGGTAAAAATTATGTTGCAAGCAATTGAAGGAATTTACAAAGATGGTAAGGTAGAACTTAAAGAATTACCATCTGATATTTCAGAAAGTTTTGTTATTGTCACTTTTTTAAAATCGAAAAAAAATCACAAAAAAGATCAAATAATGCTGTTTGGTATGTTTTCTGGAAATCAGCAGTCAACAGAAGCGGATTTTGAAATTGCTGAATTTCATGGGGATAGTGAAGACAGTTTAGACTGGTCATAATAAATTATGAAATATGTCCTAGATACTCATGCTTTAATCTGGTTTCTTGAAGGTAATTTAAAGTTAGGTCCAAATGCTAAAGTTATCCTTTGTGATCCTAATTCACAGTTAGTTATTCCTGCGACTACCTTAGCTGAGGCTGTTTGGATTGTAGAAAGAGGTAGAACATCTATTCCTACTCCTAAAGATGTAATTTTAGCAGTAGAAGCTGATCCTCGTGTGGTAATTTATCCCCTTGATCAAGATGTTATTGAAATGACTATGAATTTATCTGCTATTAATGAAATGCACGATAGACAAATTGCGGCAACTGTGTTAGTTTTAGCCAGTAAAGGTGAAGTTGTACGGTTATTGACGTGCGATAAAAATATAACTACGTCGGGTTTAGTTGCTATTGTTTGGTAGTTTGTAGGAGAGATCGCACTACCCCACATCCTTAAACGCGATCGCTCATCCCCACATATCCAAACAGCGATTCCTGCGGAGCGCAACGCTTACGCATTCCCAACATCCCAAACAGCGATCTCATTCCCATACCCCCAAACAGCGATTCCTGCGGAGCGCAACGCTTACGCACTCCCAAACCCCAAAAGCGATTCCTAGGTCGCGCTTCGCTATCGCATTCCCCACATCCCAAAAAGCGAACTGCTTGCAGCAGCACTTCGCTATCGCATCCCCACATCCCAAAAAGCGAACTGCTTGCAGCAGCGCTTCGCTATCGCACCATCTCCAACAGCACAAAACTATAGTAGCTTTATACTTAGGGCTTGCTGAAAAAGTGTTTCTGGAAAGGCAAGGGAACATTCGTCTTTATGTAAATCACCTCTTATATAGAGAGAATAATAATCAAGCATTGCAGACTCATTTAAGCCGTTGATAGTAAATGTATTATCAGGTGATCTCCCACGCTTCTTACAATCTTCTTGATAGGAAATTGGAGAACCTTTTTCACAATAATCTGCCAAATAGTATTTTTTAGAAGAATCTTCTTTTTGATTGGCATTTCACCTTTCCAAATAAAAATGTCAACAGGCATAAAAATTACAACTCCCTTCTTAATCTCAAATAATTACCAAATCATCCCCAAGTTCAAAACAAAACCCTTCAAAACATCTTCCCCCGAAACCGTAGCAGGAGATTTCAAAACCTCAACCTCCTTACCAGGTATATAAATTTCCACTTGACGAGATTTCCAATTGATTAATATACCCAAACGCACACCATTATCTATATATTCCTTCATCTTTTCCTGTGTAGTCTTCAAACTATCACTAGAAAAAAGTAACTCAATTACAAAATCAGGACAAATGGGAGGAAATTTTTGTTTTTCCTCATCAGTTAAATTATTCCATCTTTCTAACTTTACCCAAGCAGCATTAGGGGAGCGAATAGCACCATTTGGTAAAATAAATCCGACATCAGAACCAAAAACTACACCTTGTGATTTGTCATCGTTCCAATTTGCTAATTGAGCAGTTAAACCAGAATTAATATTGCCAGTTATCCCACCCAATAAAGGTTTTAATAAAAGACTACCATCAGCATTACGTTCAATTTTGATTAATTCATTGATTTGGCAGATTTCAAAGAATTGATCATCAGTTATTTGAATTGATGGAGGTAGATAGAGAGTGATAAATTCTAAACCAATGTCATAACTTGCTCATATTCTTCCTTATGACTTTGCAAAGCATCCCAGACATCAACTTTTTGCTGAAGATTCAACCAAAGTCTATGTCCATTTCCCAAAGCTTTACCAAGACGAATTGCAATATCTACAGTAATTGATTTTTCACCATTAATAATTTCCTGAATTGTTTGATTAGATACTCCTAAAATTTCAGCAAAATTGCTAGGATTAATATCTAAATCATCTAAAATATCTGCAATTATTTCACCAGGATGTATTGGTCTTACTAATCTATCTTGAGTAATATCTTGCAAATTATTCATAATTAATACTCCTTAATAATTTGGTTGGCTTTATTTAACGATGTTCAATCATTCAATACTATATTAACACAACATTCATTAATGGTAATCTTCTAAATTGACATCATAAGCATCCCCATCTTCAAATTTAAACGTTATCCGCCAGTTTCCTGATACCTTAATTGACCAAGTTCCTTTTCTGTCTCCTTTTAATTCATGCAAATCATATCCCGGTAATTTTATATCGTCTACCATTAAAGCTGAGTCTATAACTTCAAGCCTAATTCTAATTTTCTTTTCTAAATTTGCAGGAACTCCTTTATTAAAATTTTCTCTGAATAGATTTTGTAATGCTTTACTTTTAAATGTTTGAATCATCTTGAATTTTATATCATTATGTAGATTATACAAAGTTTCTACCTACAGTTACGCGATCGCACCCCACATTTCCAAACAAGCGATCTCACTCCCACACATCCCAAACAGCGATTCCTAGGTCGCGCTTCGCTATCGCACCCCACAAACCCAAAACAGCGTATAGTTAAATTAGGCTTAAAACTATAAATAAGCAAAAAATGTATGTCTAACTATCAAGAATTGTTACAACAGGCTAAAAATCTGACTCCAGAAGAACAACTTAAATTAGTTGAAAATTTATCTATCTTAATTCGTCAACAATTGAAAATGACATCAAAACCAAAGCGTAGTATTCTAGAATTACGTGGTTTAGGTAAAGAAATCTGGGGAAATATTGACGCTCAGGAATATATTAATCAGGAGCGTGATTCATGGAATGGTTAAATGAATTACAGGGTAAAATTATAGGTTTAGATACTGCACCGCTAATTTATTTTATAGAAGAAAATCCTATTTATTTAGAAGTTACAGATGTTTTTTTACAGCTATGTATAGAGGTTAGTTCAGTGTTGTCACGTCGGTTTTAACTATATCAGAAGTTTTAGTTTATCCTTTACGTGCAGGAAATACGATATTAGCTCAACAATATCGTGATATTCTTTTTAATTCTCAAGGTTTAACAACTATTGAAGTGTTACCAGATATTGCTGAAAATGCGGCTAAATTAAGAGCAGATTACAATTTAAGAACACCGGATGCTATTCAAATGGCTACTGCTATTTATGGTGGTGCGTCTTTTTTCTTGACAAATGATATACGTTTACCTTCTTTACCAGGGTTAACTGTGTTGGTT
The DNA window shown above is from Anabaena sp. WA102 and carries:
- a CDS encoding response regulator transcription factor, translated to MDTLSTTKSKILIVDDDVSVRNLIQRFLSRKYEIESAADGKTALVAFEKLNPALVILDWNLPDANGYKLCQEMQSRTNALVMMLTSRNDEADKIKVLAAGADDFLTKPFSLAEVEVRVEALLRRVRYIQPSVSQRLTFNQLSINSEAREVTLNNKALPLTALEFNILHFLATHPRQAWSRTQLIQKIWGCDYVGDGRVVDVHIGQLRKKMEADSSMPEFIKTVRGYGYKFDPPENTTV
- a CDS encoding endonuclease/exonuclease/phosphatase family protein, with product MQITVMTFNLRYDKPDPGVRQWKKRVGAIASLIQHYKPDLLGTQEGKSHQLADLQALLPEYNIIGGDRTGTGTGEHCAIFYNPQCLKLQETQDFYLSDTPEIPGSITWGTRLPRMATWANFEVANPGLSLTILNTHLDHENAKSRELSAALISQRLAEFPLKNYLLLTGDFNANPGTLERQIFLSPLANGKQLQDPLETLPLEQQKTFHNFTGQAWDAIDTIYCDRCADQRYRSFSVEQVIIDRQQWEGVWPSDHFPVIVKLTIVS
- a CDS encoding four helix bundle protein, whose amino-acid sequence is MSDINDFKDLIIWQKGMDIAQRCYFLTKLFPKDELYGMVQQIRRSAVSIRC
- a CDS encoding four helix bundle protein, with protein sequence MAQGSVNELETHLILSHRVGLCSEKDVEMILNLLKEESRMIISLIKKLEN
- a CDS encoding ribbon-helix-helix domain-containing protein, translating into MNVSFPIPKELESYLEVQLQSGNYDTVADYFLMLLQQDQRRKDAQAKLASLLQEGLDSEAEPVTPEYWQDLRRSVFGKAQ
- a CDS encoding type II toxin-antitoxin system RelE/ParE family toxin — protein: MAFQVIVRNRATQDIRQQANYILVNGNRESGEKFLEFVESAFAQLAITPNMGKVVLSLSDMGTIRQWRIKNFKDYLIFYKVQEEQVEVLRVLHGARDLEDLLPFLDEEV
- a CDS encoding type II toxin-antitoxin system Phd/YefM family antitoxin; the protein is MMFSLSDIHPLSEFQRGAKMFLDKLKETKSPIVLTVNGKAAAVVQDAESYQKMIDRLELLESVAKIRQSINEFEQGEGMPLNQAFAEFKEKYGIPD
- a CDS encoding type II toxin-antitoxin system VapC family toxin, translating into MKYVLDTHALIWFLEGNLKLGPNAKVILCDPNSQLVIPATTLAEAVWIVERGRTSIPTPKDVILAVEADPRVVIYPLDQDVIEMTMNLSAINEMHDRQIAATVLVLASKGEVVRLLTCDKNITTSGLVAIVW
- a CDS encoding Uma2 family endonuclease — translated: MGLEFITLYLPPSIQITDDQFFEICQINELIKIERNADGSLLLKPLLGGITGNINSGLTAQLANWNDDKSQGVVFGSDVGFILPNGAIRSPNAAWVKLERWNNLTDEEKQKFPPICPDFVIELLFSSDSLKTTQEKMKEYIDNGVRLGILINWKSRQVEIYIPGKEVEVLKSPATVSGEDVLKGFVLNLGMIW
- a CDS encoding HigA family addiction module antitoxin translates to MNNLQDITQDRLVRPIHPGEIIADILDDLDINPSNFAEILGVSNQTIQEIINGEKSITVDIAIRLGKALGNGHRLWLNLQQKVDVWDALQSHKEEYEQVMTLV
- a CDS encoding type II toxin-antitoxin system RelE/ParE family toxin; this translates as MIQTFKSKALQNLFRENFNKGVPANLEKKIRIRLEVIDSALMVDDIKLPGYDLHELKGDRKGTWSIKVSGNWRITFKFEDGDAYDVNLEDYH
- a CDS encoding type II toxin-antitoxin system VapC family toxin; protein product: MSEVLVYPLRAGNTILAQQYRDILFNSQGLTTIEVLPDIAENAAKLRADYNLRTPDAIQMATAIYGGASFFLTNDIRLPSLPGLTVLVLNQLIS